In Opisthocomus hoazin isolate bOpiHoa1 chromosome 3, bOpiHoa1.hap1, whole genome shotgun sequence, a genomic segment contains:
- the SDCBP gene encoding syntenin-1, producing MSLYPSLEDLKVDKVIQAQTAFSSNPANPAILSEASAPVAHDGGLYPKLYPELSQYMGLSLNEEEVQRNLAVAAAAQPQGQLVTRPSTNYMVAPVTGNDIGIRRAEIKQGIREAILCKDQDGKIGLRLKSVDNGIFVQLVQANSPASLAGLRFGDQVLQINGENCAGWSSDKAHKILKQASGERISMIVRDRPFERIITMHKDSTGHVGFIFKNGKITSIVKDSSAARNGLLTEHNICEINGQNVIGLKDPQIADILATAGNVVTITVMPSSIYEYIIKRMATSIMKSLMDHSIPEV from the exons GCTCAGACTGCCTTTTCTTCAAATCCAGCTAATCCAGCAATCTTGTCTGAAGCTTCTGCTCCTGTTGCTCACGATGGAG gtTTATACCCCAAATTGTATCCAGAACTTTCTCAGTACATGGGCCTGAGCCTCAATGAGGAAGAGGTGCAGAGAAACTTAGCggtggcagcagctgctcagccacAGGGT CAACTGGTAACTCGACCTTCTACTAATTACATGGTAGCTCCAGTGACCGGAAATGATATCGGAATTCGCAGAGCAGAAATTAAGCAAGGCATTCGTGAAGCAATTTTATGTAAAGATCAAGATGGCAAGATTGGACTACGCCTTAAGTCTGTTGACAAT GGTATATTTGTCCAGTTAGTTCAGGCAAACTCTCCAGCATCCCTTGCTGGTCTGCGGTTTGGGGACCAAGTTCTGCAGATCAATGGTGAAAACTGTGCCGGATGGAGTTCTGATAAAGCGCATAAAATTCTGAAACAGGCTTCTGGAGAAAGGATTTCGATGATCGTTCGGGACAG GCCTTTTGAACGAATTATTACTATGCATAAGGACAGCACAGGGCATGTTGGTTTCATATTCAAGAATGGAAAAATAACCTCAATAGTGAAAGACAGTTCTGCTGCAAGAAATGGACTTCTTACAGAGCACAACATCTGTGAAATTAATGGCCAGAACGTAATTGGATTGAAG GACCCCCAGATTGCAGACATCTTGGCAACAGCTGGAAACGTAGTGACCATTACCGTCATGCCTTCCAGTATTTATGAGTATATAATAAAGAG GATGGCGACTAGCATTATGAAAAGCCTGATGGATCACTCCATTCCTGAAGTCTAA